The genomic stretch CGCCGCCACCGGCGCCGCTCTGGCCACCGCCTTGCGCCCCTGGAGCTGCGCCCGGTCCAGGCGGCTGAGGTTTAATTTGCACGCTCTGGATTTCCCCTTCTACCTCCATGGTGAAGGTCTTGCCATCTTTAGTCTTGATCTGCACCAGATTGCGGGGTTTGGGGCCGCCTTGGCCACCGCCAGCCTGGCCACTTTGGCCTTCTCCGCCACCGCCTTGACCGCCCTGGCTGCCGCCTCCAGATCCGCCGCCGCTTTGGCCGCCGCCTTGGCCACCGCCACCGCCTCCACCGCCTTGGCCGCCTGCTTGACCAGGAGCAGCAGCATGGCGCTGCTGGATGAGGTAGACGTTCTCCGGCTGCACCAACCGGGCAGGAACAATCTTGGCAGGCACATCGTAATCTCCTGCCGCCAACTGCTGGTTGTAGCTCCAGTTGGATCGCTGGGCCAGCTCCCGGGCGGCTTCATAAGCCGTTTGTAAAGCTACATCCGGCTGGGTATCGATCTCAGCTTGTTGGCTTCCCTGGTTGAGGGCGCTGGCCGCATCTTTGCCCCCACCTACGCCTACGCATATGACCTTGCCGGCCAGGTTATTAGCAACCAGCGCCTGGCTAAGGGAGGAAGCAATCTGATCGTCGGCTGCCAGCACTGCACCCAAGGGAAGGTGCTTCTTTAGCAGAGAGAAAACGGTGGCATCGGGGCTCAGGCCGGCCGGGACCTGGTCAGTTATAACCTGTAGCTGGTTACCAACTGCCGAGCGTAAACCCGACAGCATCAGGCTGGTCTCCGGCTGAGCGTTACCCCGGCTAATGAAAAGCACCCGAGGGCTGGTCAGGGCTAGGGTTCGCATGGGGCCGGCCGCTTGGCCAGCTCCGCCTCCGCCCGCGCCCCCACCGCCGGCACCCCCGCCACCAGCTCCGCCGCCCGGGCTACCACCGGCTGCGCCTCCTCCCTGACCGCCGCCGGCTGCACCTGCACCGCCGCCACCGCCCCCGCCGACGGCTCCCAGCATGGTAGGCGCTGGGGCCTTAGCTTCGCCCCGGCGGACTTTCTGCAGAAACTGGCCCTGGAGCTCACCGATGCGTCGGGGATCGGCACCCACATAACCTTGGACTGGTACCCCATCGGGTAAGCGGCCGATGGCCACGATGGGCAGCTGCCGATTCAGGGCTTCACGCAGGACGGTGGAGCCCTGCTTAGGATCAACGGGCTCAATGATTAGAGCCTTGATCTCCGATTTTACCAATTCGCCCACATCCCGCTCTTGCTGGCTACTATCACCCTTGGCATCTTTTACGATCAGCTGCACCCGGTCCTGCTGCTGCCTAGGCATCAAGGTGCGCTGAACCAACTCGGCCGTCCCCCCGACCCCGGCCAAGCTGACCCCAATCTTGGTAGGTGGAGTAATGGGTTTTTGGGAGCCCCGCCGGCTGCAACCGCCCATGCAGGTACTAACAGCAATGATGATGACGGTAACTGTAACAGCAACAACCGAGATCAGACTAGAACCCCTGGATTTGGCCACGACATCCACCCTTTAGCTCATTCTTCCCGCTCGCTCTTTATTATCCTCAGCTGGGGGATTTTTATGTTTGCGGGCCCCTCCTCCCTCAGGTTTAGGAATTGTCGAAAGTGCGTAGACTATTAGTGCCCCGCGGGACTGAGCCGCGCAGGATTACGGAGCGGACCTAGCACTCAAATCGGGGCTTCCATCGCGAGATCTAGCCTGAATTGGATAGCCAAACCTTGCCAGTGATGGCGAGCCCGAGATTGAGTGCTGGGCGACCGGAAATAAATGGTTTTTGAGGGAGAAAAGGGGAGAGGAAGAGTTGCTGTCCAAGGCCCGCAAGCAAAAGTCCCTTGAACTCTTCGTTGCCCAAGGGACTGCCTACCAAAAGCTGCTGGAAAAGGTGAACGACCAGGGGCGATACAATCGGGAAATCGCCCAAGTTCGCACCCAGGTGAAAAAGGCCCAGTATTTCCTGCGGCTGATGGGAAACAGCCGTTAGGCCTGGCTTTGTTCCTGGCCTAACTTGGCCTCAACGGCCGCAAGCGCCCACCGGGCGTGGGCGCTAACCACCGGCGACGGGTCTTGGGCCAAGCTCTTCAGCCAGGGTAGGGCTTGGGAAGAACCCCGGTTGCCCAGGACAATGGCAGCGTTGCGCCGCAACACCTGGTGTCCCTTCCAATTCATGGCGGTCTGGCCAAGCCAATCTTGAAATTGCTTCCGATCCAGGTTAATTAACGGTTCTAATTTGATGGTAGGCGGGCTATCGTCAGGCAACGCCAGTCTGGGGTTGGCCGGGCAAGCTTCCTGGCAGCGGTCACACCCCCAGAGGCGATCCTCAAAGAAGGGCCGCATATCCTCAGGAACTAAACCCCGGCGCTGGGTAAGATAGGAAAGGCAGCGCTCGGGATCAAGGGCATATGGCTCTACCAATGCCCCGGTGGGGCAAGAAGACACGCAGCGGCCGCACCGGGAGCAAGGCTGGCCCTCACCATTTACCATCAGGGCGCGAGGAAGCGGAACCGCCTCGACGACGCCGGGCAAATCTACATCCACCGCCAGCTCCCCTAGGTGCACCCAAGTGCCGTATTGGGGGGTCCAGATGAGGGTATTGGGTGCCCAGTGGCCTAACCCCGCCCGGAAGGCCCAGCGCTTGTCAGCCAGCGGCCCATTGTCAACGCTAACGAAGCCGCCGATGGGCCGACCCACCTGCCGTTCCAATCGGCCTTTGAGCTCCATCAGCAAAGTGGCAATGAATTGATGGTAGTCCTGGCGAGAGGCGTAGCGGGCAATCACCCCCGTAGGGGCCTTTTCGCCATCGGTAGGTAGGCTTTGCCCTCGTAGCTCACCCGGTAACGCCTCAGGTAGGTGCTTGATAGGAACAGCTACGCATATAACCCACCGGGCCCCCGCCTCCTGTAAAGCTCGCCACTCTCCAGGGGCAATCCGGGTGTAGGGAGGTTTAGAACTGGAGGTAGTGGCTTCCGCAGGCACGCGAGCTGCTCCTACTAGAACCCCGTGCTCCTCTGCCCAGCTGGCCATGATGCTCGTAAGCGCCATCTGTCTTCAGCTCAGCCCGCTTTTCCCTAATTGAGCTCCACTATCCGCGGCACCAGCCCCATGCGGTCAATCAAATCCTCATAATCTTGGCGCTTAATCTCAGCCAGGGGTTTCTGCAAAAGCGCTACCATTACCGCCTCCATGACGTTGGTGCCAAATGACCGCCCTTCTAGTTCCGGCGTAGTGGTGACCAAAGTCCGGATCCCGCGCTGGCGCAAGAATTCGATGTCCGCGGCCGTCACCGTATTGGTAACAATTATCCGCCCGGGCAAGCTAGGCGGCATGTGCCGGCGAATAAAGAGGAAGTCCCCGCCTATGATGTCGGCTTCCTGATAATACTTCCATAGCTTGCTCGATTCGCTATCAGTCTTTTCCTGCTCGGAACCGGTGGGGTATAACATTTTAAAGGGCAAACGAACAATGATAGGAGCTAGGATACTAGCAGCGATTCTCAGCTGTCTCATGGTTCGGAACGGCAGCGGGATCTTGAGGGCGAATACCAAATCGGCCATGACTAAGCGGGCACCTTCTTCATCGAAGGCCAGGGCCATGCCATATCGATCCACTGCAGCGGTGATCAGTACCCTCTTGCCTCGAAAATCCATTCCCTTTTCCCGGGCCAGGTACTTTACTGCCCGGTACTCCAAGATATTCTTTAAACCCCCGCCGTCCACCATGGGGGTCTTTTGCGCTGCCTTAAGGATCTTGGCCGCATCGCGAATCAGGTAGCGCCGGCTGCCAGTGGTTAAGTACAGATCGGTGCCCCCCATGCCAAAGGCATCTACCTTTCCATCTAGCTCCTTGATGAGGGATATGGCCTTATCTATGTCGCCGTCGGTGCCAATCCGTTCAATGATAAATTCCTCGCCTAAAAACTCAGCCCGAGCCTTATGATCTCGCTTGGAAGAGCCTATGCTCACGCTGACCACGTGCTTCATAGCTGTTCTCCCTTCTCCCTTTTGATACTGCGGACGAGTGTCCGCAGCTCAGCTACATCCACCACCTTGTCCTCGGTGATGGGTGAGGTGCCAATTTCCATACCTATGACTTCCCGTCCCAGCAGCGCATTGGATAGCTGGATCCGGTAGTTGGACCCGATCATGATTACCGCATCGAAGGTCCGCAAGGAAGCTATGATTTCCATGAGCTCATTCACCAACTGCTGCCCGCTCTTCCCCTGCGCAAACTGCCAGCGCTCCGCATCGGTAAGGATCAGGGAGTACTCCACCCCTTCCTCCTCCAGAACCTGCAGGACTTCCTCCTTGTTGGCCACCGGAAAGCCCACCACCGCAATCCGGCTTCCCCGCCGTACTTCCCCCAAGCCCTCCAGGCGAGAAATGAAGCTGCGGTCAATGCCCAAGCGGTTGGCCGCCTCCTGCTGGGATAGCCCTTGCACCCGAAGTTCAAGGATCTGGTCTATGGCCCGCTGCATTTTGGAGCGGCTAATGAGCTTATCCCCGATGCGGATTAGATCCATATTTACCTTCCTTTTCGCTCATCCATTAACCCGTCTCTAACAGAGGGCCGGGTAAAGGCATTAATGTTGTGCACAATATGGTGTACAGCTATTTTAGCAGGCCCATCCCCTACCGTCAATATACAGAAACGCCAACACTAGCGAGCAAGGAGCACAGAAGCCATAAGCAAGCGACCAGGTGAAATAATGCTATTCGGTCATGCTACCTGAAAAGTTTAGGGCAAGTGGACTTCCTGGGGCTGAGGGTAAGACAGACAAAGCAGGGTCTGGGCCAAGGCGGGGGCCGAGGAAGGCCAAGGCTTAAAAACTGAAGTGAAGGCTGAAGTACGGTGAGTGGGCAGCTACAAACCAGGGTTAATTTGCAGTATAATGAAATTAACA from Clostridia bacterium encodes the following:
- the queG gene encoding tRNA epoxyqueuosine(34) reductase QueG, which codes for MALTSIMASWAEEHGVLVGAARVPAEATTSSSKPPYTRIAPGEWRALQEAGARWVICVAVPIKHLPEALPGELRGQSLPTDGEKAPTGVIARYASRQDYHQFIATLLMELKGRLERQVGRPIGGFVSVDNGPLADKRWAFRAGLGHWAPNTLIWTPQYGTWVHLGELAVDVDLPGVVEAVPLPRALMVNGEGQPCSRCGRCVSSCPTGALVEPYALDPERCLSYLTQRRGLVPEDMRPFFEDRLWGCDRCQEACPANPRLALPDDSPPTIKLEPLINLDRKQFQDWLGQTAMNWKGHQVLRRNAAIVLGNRGSSQALPWLKSLAQDPSPVVSAHARWALAAVEAKLGQEQSQA
- a CDS encoding quinate 5-dehydrogenase, with the protein product MKHVVSVSIGSSKRDHKARAEFLGEEFIIERIGTDGDIDKAISLIKELDGKVDAFGMGGTDLYLTTGSRRYLIRDAAKILKAAQKTPMVDGGGLKNILEYRAVKYLAREKGMDFRGKRVLITAAVDRYGMALAFDEEGARLVMADLVFALKIPLPFRTMRQLRIAASILAPIIVRLPFKMLYPTGSEQEKTDSESSKLWKYYQEADIIGGDFLFIRRHMPPSLPGRIIVTNTVTAADIEFLRQRGIRTLVTTTPELEGRSFGTNVMEAVMVALLQKPLAEIKRQDYEDLIDRMGLVPRIVELN
- a CDS encoding transcriptional regulator, with the protein product MDLIRIGDKLISRSKMQRAIDQILELRVQGLSQQEAANRLGIDRSFISRLEGLGEVRRGSRIAVVGFPVANKEEVLQVLEEEGVEYSLILTDAERWQFAQGKSGQQLVNELMEIIASLRTFDAVIMIGSNYRIQLSNALLGREVIGMEIGTSPITEDKVVDVAELRTLVRSIKREKGEQL